The proteins below are encoded in one region of Agelaius phoeniceus isolate bAgePho1 chromosome 33, bAgePho1.hap1, whole genome shotgun sequence:
- the LOC129131946 gene encoding olfactory receptor 14J1-like: MSNSSSIRHFLLLALADMRQLQLLHFCLLLGISLAALLGNGLIISAVACGHHLHTPMFFFLLSLALSDLGSICTTVPKAMHNSLWDTSTISYSACAAQVFFFIFFISAEFSLLTIMCYDRYVSICKPLHYGTLLGSRACAHMAAAAWASAFLHALLHTANTYSLPLCHGNALGQFFCEIPHILKLSCSHSSLRELGLLAISACLGFGCFVFIVFSYVQIFRAVLRIPSEQGRHKAFSTCLPHLAVVSLFLSTIMFAHLKPPSMSSPSLDMSLSVLYSVVPPALNPLIYSLRNQELKAAVWTQMNGCFEKH, translated from the coding sequence atgtccaacagcagctccatcaggcacttcctcctgctggcattggcagacatgcggcagctgcagctcctgcacttctgcctcttgctgggcatctccctggctgccctcctgggcaacggcctcatcatcagcgccgtagcctgcggccaccacctgcacacgcccatgttcttcttcctgctcagcctggccctcagcgacctgggctccatctgcaccactgtccccaaagccatgcacaattccctctgggacaccagcaccatctcctactcagcatgtgctgctcaggtatttttctttatcttcttcatttcagcagagttttccctcctgaccatcatgtgctacgaccgctacgtgtccatctgcaaacccctgcactatgggaccctcctgggcagcagagcttgtgcccacatggcagcagctgcctgggccagtgcctttctccatgctctgctgcacacggccaatacatattccctgcccctgtgccatggcaatgccctgggccagttcttctgtgaaatcccacacatcctcaagctctcctgctcacactccagCCTCAGAGAACTTGGGCTCCTTGCTATTAGTGCCTGTTtaggttttggttgttttgtgttcattgttttctcctatgtgcagatcttcagggctgtgctgaggattccctctgagcagggacggcacaaagccttttccacctgcctccctcacctggccgtggtctctctgttcctcagcactatcatgtttgctcacctgaagcccccctccatgtcctccccatccctggatatGTCACTGTctgttctgtactcggtggtgcctccagccctgaaccccctcatctacagcctgaggaaccaggagctcaaggctgcagtgtggacgCAGATGAATGGATGCTTTGAGAAACACTGA